The DNA region GAAATCTACAAGCTCGGCGTCAGCAAGATTATCGGCGCGGCGGTGGAGCGCGTGCAGGACGAACAGGAAGGTTGGTCGTACCAAGTGCGCTTTCAGGACCAGGTTTTCTCCTCCGGCACCCGCTACGTGGCCGTAGCAGGCCGGGCGAAGAAGCCACCTCTGCGGCTCGAGCCCGCCGAGCCCACCTGGCTGCGCTCTGTTGCCAATGGTGCGGACTATGTCGCCATTGCCCCGGATAGCCTTGCCCTGGACCCGGCGTTGCAGCAGCTCATCGCGCATCGCCAGTCCCAGGGGTTGCGCACAATGATCGTGCCCTTGCAGGCCGTGTACGACGAATTCAACTACGGCATACCCTCCCCGTATGCCCTGAAGGAATTCCTCAGCTACGCTTGGCACTATTGGCAACCACCTGCGCTCAGCTATGTGCTGCTTGTGGGGGACGGATCATGGGACTACAAGGACAGGCCCCGCCGCGGGGGAAATCTGTTGCCCGTGTTCCTTCGGCAGACCATCAAGTGGGGGGCGGCGGCCAGCGACCACTGGTACGCCCTGGTGGACGGCGGGGACGAGGTGCCGGACCTGTTTGTCGGCCGACTGCCCGTTCGCCACAGCCAGGAGCTCGCGGCGCTGGTGGACAAAATCCTCAGCTATGAGCGCACCAGCCCAATGGATGCTTGGCGGAATCGCCTCCTCCTCATTGGCGGCAACGGCAGCGTCTTTCGCCAGCAGAGCGAAACTCTGTTGGCGGAAGTCATCCCGCCGTTTTTTGCGGTGGAACGTCTGTACACTGGCGCCAGCGCCGCAAATGATCCCTTCGCCGGTGGCACCGCCCAACTCATCGAGCACCTGGCCCAAGGCGTGGCCTATGCGAACTTTCTTGGCCACGGCGGCGGTGCCGTGTGGTCCGACAACTCTCTGTTTCGCCTGGAGGACGTCGCGCTCCTTCCCCGCAACGGACGCTACCCCATCGTCTCCAGCATGACCTGCTTCACCGGGGCATTTGAGGAGCCGACGCGCCGCTCCTTAGGCGAGGAGCTTCTGGTAGCGCCGGGCGCAGGCGCTGTGGCCTTCTTCGGTTCAGCTGGCCTCGGATGGCTCTACAATGACTACTACCTGGTGCGGGAATTCATCGACGCCCTGGTGCAGGCCGATGAGGCCACCACCTTGGGCGAGGTAGTTGCCCAGGCCAAGGTGCGGTATCTGAGCGCATATCCCGGATACTTGAACTACTCCATGGTCAGCCAGTACAACTTGCTCGGTGACCCAGCACTACGCACCGTCTTGCCCCGCCGGACTTGCTCTTTGCAGCTTGCAACCCGAGTGGCAAGGGGAGGGGACTCTTTGCGGGTGCAGGGTGCATGGCAAAGTTCCGGCGTGGCGGTGCTGAATCTTGTCGATGCGCGGCGGAAGACCGTGGACACCCGCCTGAGCTTCGTCCGCAACGGCACCTTTGGCTGCAACTTTGTTGTGCCCAGCGCCTTCACCGGCGCAGGCCATGTGCGGGCCTTTCTTTACGACGAGGCGCAGCGGCAGACTGCGCATGGCGCCATCTCCTTTGCAGTCGCGGAGGTGTACATCGACTCGGTGTGGACTGCGCCGCACAGGCCCCGTGCCACCGACAGCGTGTTGGTGTGCGCCAGGGTCTTCGCCTCGGGCGAACTTGCCTCCGTGACCTGTCTGCTGGAATCACCCCGGGCCGACACCATCGGCATGATCCTCCTGGCGCCGGGCGGCAGTGAGTACGTCGCGCAACGGCAAATCCCGCCCTTTGCGCGTGGTACCCTGGTGCGCCTCAGCGTTGTGGCCCGCGACCAGGCGCAGAACGAGCAGCGCTGTCCCTACTCTTACACCGTGTGCTGGGGGCCGGAGCTTTTTGTCGACCCAAGCGCGACGCGCCTGGGCGGCAGCGGTACGACACAACTGGAAGCAACCATTTGGAATTCCGGTGACGTAGAGTGCAAAGGCGTCCTTGTGGAGGCCTTTCTGCTCGACTCGCCGAGCGGCCAGTGGCGCCACATTGGCAGCACCGTTGTGGACGTGGCTCCGCAGCAGAAGGCTCTGGCTGCCATCCCCGGTTTTTTCGGCAACGGTGCGGTGCACGTGCGAGTGCTGGTGGACGCGGACCAGCGTTTCGAGGAGGCCAACGAGCTGAACAACGCCGTGGACCTCACTCTCCAGGCCGATCGTTTTACCATCAGCCCGCAGTTGGGAAGCACGGTCTGGGGCACCGCAACCGACACCCTTTGCTTTGGCGCCGACCTTGCCCTTGTGGTCGCGCCTGGCAGCTCATCCGTCTCCACGGTGGTGCAGGGACGGCGCATCGACTCCCTGCAGGTGTTCGACCAGCCCGACCTTCGCCCGCTGCGCATCGCGGGCAAGGCGGTGGCTTATGAGCTCCTCACCATGACCGACGGCGCGACGATACCGGCGGCAGCCGGGATTCGCTTTGCCGCCGACTCGCTCTCTCCCTCGGCAGCTGTTTTCGCCTACCGGGGCCTGACTCGCAAGTGGGAGCGTATGCCCCCCTCCCGGAAGGGCAACTGGCTTTGGGCCCTGGTGAGCCTCCCTGCGCGCCTTGCCCTGATGGAGTCAAACGACGTGCTCCCACCCACCATTGAGACCCTCGTGGACGGCCAGGCTCACGTGCACGGGGCTTATGCTGCGCAACAGCCGCTCATCACGTTCCTCGTGCAGGACGCCAACGGCGTGGCGCTGAGTTCCCACAGCCTGCGCATTGTGCTCGATGGACAGCCGCTGGCAAGCAGTAGTCTGCTACTACCGGATTCCGTCCCCAACGGCAACTATGTACCCATCTCCTTCCGCCCGCAGCTTGGGCCGGGGACCCACACTTGCCAGGTGCAGGTCTGTGACTGCAGTGGCAACATCGCCGGCCCTGTGGACATAGTGCTCACCGTTGCTGCCGCGTTCCGCCTGCGGGTGCTCGGCACGTATCCCAACCCCTTCGCCCGTCGAACGGTCTTTGTCTACGAACTCACCCGGTGGGCAAACGACCTGTCGCTGTCGATCTACACAACCTCTGGGCACCTCCTGCGCCGCTTCACCGTGGCAGACGCAAGCGAAGCCCAGAATCCCCTGGCACCCGGCTACCATGAGATCCCGTGGGATGGCACCGATGAGCACGGCGAGCAGGTGGCTAATGGAGTGTACTTCTACAAGCTGCGGTGCGTGGATGGCGAGGAAGTGTTGGAACAGACCGGCACCATTGCGCGGGTGCGCTGAGTGATGAGCAGGGCAGTCCTGAAAACCGCACTCTGCGCTCTTCTCGGGCTCTGCTTG from candidate division KSB1 bacterium includes:
- a CDS encoding C25 family cysteine peptidase; its protein translation is MTLRRMFCQLLLLSLGVSPGIGAPGEPGPGVRLQVSAPAPGTLLVEATADAQEEQSVDGARRAVGIAASGFPVLERPGLPRLPFVCLTLMRVGTLPSAQLVQLATDTVAITLDSGTEPIEVSFSEEGTHVEEQMAPPTGLYPPEPLELLPVGSLRGRELIALRLFPFRCDAQGKLIIHRKMVARLTGVEAMGPSRFLPGGAKLPQQLARPLQAASGSTVPHPGLRLVVKEDGIYRVTAAQMAKAGIDPATIDPRNFRLTRRGRQVAVYVFGERDGRFDPTDYVEFWGESNRQTFQAVAPDMYLDPFSDENTYWLSWEGPPGMRMTEEQAVSHTTDPWAVTVPRSYWYTVHVERDDSYNRLSQLPADSLRDHWFFDSGLQAGTLREYRFHLPWPDQEAADQAELRALLHGLSSVPGVAHNVSLFLNGFRAAEAQWIGQERMAVGSAPGAGVPPERLQHGDNVLTLINNLAPEVVDLVALNWFELSYARRYRAEEDMIEFALPKDAPPGVYEFRVDGFTVPNVEIYKLGVSKIIGAAVERVQDEQEGWSYQVRFQDQVFSSGTRYVAVAGRAKKPPLRLEPAEPTWLRSVANGADYVAIAPDSLALDPALQQLIAHRQSQGLRTMIVPLQAVYDEFNYGIPSPYALKEFLSYAWHYWQPPALSYVLLVGDGSWDYKDRPRRGGNLLPVFLRQTIKWGAAASDHWYALVDGGDEVPDLFVGRLPVRHSQELAALVDKILSYERTSPMDAWRNRLLLIGGNGSVFRQQSETLLAEVIPPFFAVERLYTGASAANDPFAGGTAQLIEHLAQGVAYANFLGHGGGAVWSDNSLFRLEDVALLPRNGRYPIVSSMTCFTGAFEEPTRRSLGEELLVAPGAGAVAFFGSAGLGWLYNDYYLVREFIDALVQADEATTLGEVVAQAKVRYLSAYPGYLNYSMVSQYNLLGDPALRTVLPRRTCSLQLATRVARGGDSLRVQGAWQSSGVAVLNLVDARRKTVDTRLSFVRNGTFGCNFVVPSAFTGAGHVRAFLYDEAQRQTAHGAISFAVAEVYIDSVWTAPHRPRATDSVLVCARVFASGELASVTCLLESPRADTIGMILLAPGGSEYVAQRQIPPFARGTLVRLSVVARDQAQNEQRCPYSYTVCWGPELFVDPSATRLGGSGTTQLEATIWNSGDVECKGVLVEAFLLDSPSGQWRHIGSTVVDVAPQQKALAAIPGFFGNGAVHVRVLVDADQRFEEANELNNAVDLTLQADRFTISPQLGSTVWGTATDTLCFGADLALVVAPGSSSVSTVVQGRRIDSLQVFDQPDLRPLRIAGKAVAYELLTMTDGATIPAAAGIRFAADSLSPSAAVFAYRGLTRKWERMPPSRKGNWLWALVSLPARLALMESNDVLPPTIETLVDGQAHVHGAYAAQQPLITFLVQDANGVALSSHSLRIVLDGQPLASSSLLLPDSVPNGNYVPISFRPQLGPGTHTCQVQVCDCSGNIAGPVDIVLTVAAAFRLRVLGTYPNPFARRTVFVYELTRWANDLSLSIYTTSGHLLRRFTVADASEAQNPLAPGYHEIPWDGTDEHGEQVANGVYFYKLRCVDGEEVLEQTGTIARVR